The following coding sequences lie in one Silene latifolia isolate original U9 population chromosome 5, ASM4854445v1, whole genome shotgun sequence genomic window:
- the LOC141654726 gene encoding secreted RxLR effector protein 161-like, producing the protein MKTPSGISLSQSHYVEKVLKKFNSFDVTPARTPYDASISLCKNLGDSVSQEEYARIIGSVMFLMNCTRPDIAYAVSRLSRYTHNPNAEHWNALRRLLKYLKGTIDLCLHYGNDEIHSTSGYVFTLGGGAISWKSAKQTCIASYTMESEFIALELAGQEADWLRNLLADVPLCSVYL; encoded by the exons ATGAAAACCCCGAGTGGTATATCCCTTAGTCAGTcacattatgttgaaaaagtgttgaagaAATTTAATAGTTTTGATGTTACACCTGCTAGAACTCCTTATGATGCTAGTATATCTTTGTGTAAGAACTTGGGTGATAGTGTCTCACAAGAAGAATATGCTAGAATTATAGGAAGTGTGATGTTTctcatgaactgtactcgaccagacaTTGCTTATGCTGTTAGTAGGCTGAGTCGATATACACATAACCCCAATGCCGAGCATTGGAATGCACTTCGTCGTTTACTtaaatacctaaaaggaacaaTTGATTTGTGCTTGCATTATG GTAATGATGAAATTCATTCCACTAGTGGTTATGTGTTCACCTTGGGTGGAGgagctatatcgtggaagtctgcAAAACAGACTTGTATAGCTAGCTAcaccatggaatctgagttcattgctcttgagttggcaggtcAAGAAGCAGATTGGTTGAGGAACTTACTAGCAGACGTgcctttgt GTTCAGTGTATCTGTGA